DNA sequence from the Deinococcus humi genome:
TCCAGCTACCGTGATCCCAACATCGCTCGGACCTACCGCGTCTTCCGAGATGCCCGCGCTTTCCTGAACAGCGATCTAGGCGTTCGCGAGGTGACCGAGGCGGTTCTGTCGGCCAGCAAGGCGCTGGACCCGCTGACCAGCCCGGATACCGTGGGCCGCCTGCGCTTCTTCGGTGATCAGGCAGGCTTCACGCCGGAGGTGCAGGCAGCCTACAAGACGCGGCTGCTCAACGTTGGCCTGGACGATCTGAAACGCGTGATGGACACCTACCTGACCCCGGAGCGCGCCGCCTACGCCTTGGTGGCTGGACGTGACCCCAACGAGGAAATGCTTGAGCTGGGCCTGAAGTTCAACGTGCAGACCGTTTAGGGTGGTGCAGCAAACAGGACGGGGGTCACTCTTCCCGTCCTGATTCAACAGTGAGAAAAACGCACGGGGCGCCTGAATGGAAGCAGGATTCCTTTCGGGCTGCTGGCTGTCAGGCTGAGAACATGTTCAACCAAACTAATCTGAAACGGCCCGCCGCCTCTTTCGCCGCCGTCATTGGTCTCAGCTTGGTGTTGAGTGCCTGTGGGGGCGGTGAAATCGTGACGCCTGATCCTGATCCGAAGCCGGACCCCACCCCTACAGAGCAGGTGGGATTGATCAAGGGCCAGATCACCCCCTTCAAAGCGGGTGACGTTTTGAGTGTCAGAGCAGGTGTTGAGAATGATCAGGATTCGGCGATCGCCAGAGCACCTGTTGACATGAAAGGGGCATTTGACCTTCAATTACCCATGGTTAATGTCATAACCACGAACTTCAATGGTAAACTGATAAGTCCTAAATATGTTTTTGGCTGCGATGATTCTCAGATTGACAAGGAATCCTCTTTCACGACAGGCTTACTACTACTTCCGATCAATGATTTAAAAACTGATAAATTTCAATCGATTATCGCAGAAGTTGATCCCAATAGCCCAACCTTCAATTATAAAGCATGGTATTTCGCGAATATGGACGGGAGTTTAAAATTCAAAGGGGATTGCATCCTTAGAGGCAAAATAGACACCAATTTGAATTTCAAGAGGGGCTGGAACGTCGTCAACACATACACCGATACCAGTGCTGGAACAACGACCTACACCATTACGTCACAGCCTGAAGATCGCATCCCCTGGACATTTGCTACGGCAGCAGCGACCAGCCTAAGTCTGCGCGGGCAAAGCGTTCAGCTCACTAAAAACTACTTCACACCCTGGAAGAACCTGCCCCAGTATCAGAACCGCTAAGCGCTCAATAGCAAAAGCCCCCGCACTTATGCGGGGGCTTTTCTGGTGGCTCGGCAGGTAGGGGTCGAACCTACGACCATTCGATTAACAGTCGAACGCTCTGCCACTGAGCTACTGCCGAACACTGGTCCTTCTCAGATCCTACTCCCGAAAAAGCGTTGGGGGTAAGGTGGCGGGCCGTTTCCGGCGCGAGAAGGATAGTACCATCCGCCTTCAAAACACGCAAGTCCCAGCCACTCGCCCAGAGGACGGGTGAAAGCGCCCCTCTTCTAAACCAGTTCCGCCTGGGCCGCCTGTTCCTGACGGAACTGCAACTCGTACAGGTCACGGTACAGTCCACCCTGGGCCAGCAGTTCAGCGTGGGTGCCGTCCTCCACCACTTCCCCCCCATTCATGACCAGAATGCGGTCCGCATTGCGGATGGTGCTCAGACGGTGGGCGATCACGAAGGTGGTGCGGCGCAGCATCAGGCGTTCCAGGGCGGCCTGCACCAGAGACTCTGATTCGTTGTCCAAGGCGCTGGTGGCTTCGTCCAGAATCAGGATGCGTGGGTCCTTGAGGATGGCGCGGGCAATGGCGACACGCTGGCGCTGACCGCCCGACAGTTTGACTCCGCGCTCGCCCACCACGGTGTCGTAGCCATGTTCAAAGGCACGGATGAAATCGTCGGCATTGGCCGCCTTGGCCGCCGCTTCCACTTCCTCAGGCGAGGCGTCGGGGCGGCCATACAGAATGTTTTCGCGCACCGTACCGGAAAAAAGCAGCGTTTCCTGCGGCACCAGGCCCACCTGAGCGCGCAGATCCTGCAGTGGGTATGAGCGCACGTCCTGACCGTCCACCCGCAGGGAACCGCCCGTCACGTCCCAGAACCGCGGAATCAGATTCACGAAGGTGGTCTTGCCCGCGCCGCTGGGGCCGACCAGAGCCACCACCTGTCCGGCAGGCACGTCCACATTGATGTGCCGCAGCACCGCCGCGCCCTCGAACTGGGATTCGCCGTCGTAGGTGAAGCTCACGTCGCGGAATTCCACCCGGCCCTCGGCACGGGCCAGGGACAGCGGGGTGACCGGCGCGGGGAGATCGCTGCGCTCGTCCATCAGCTCGAAAATGCGGCTCGACGCCCCCAGCGCTTCCTGAAACTGGTTGAAGATGCCGGTCAACGCGGCCACCGTGCCACCCACCTGCAGCGCGTAAATCAGGAAGGTCACCAGGTTGCCGGGAGTCATGCTTCCTGCCATGACCTGCCGCCCGCCGTACCACAGCACCACGGCCAGTGCGCCGAAGGTCAGGAAACTCATCACGCCGCCCATCAGGGCTTGCAGGCGGGCGCGGCGCAGGGCGGCCAGAAAGCTGACAACGATGCCCTGGCCGTAGCGGTTCCTCTCCACGTTCTCGGCGGTGAAGCTCTGCACCACCCGTACCCCGCTGATGGCTTCCTCGGCGTTGGCGTTGGCGGCAGCCACGGCGTCCTGTACCTCGCGGCTGACCTTGCGGATGCGCCGACCGATCACAATGGCCGTGCCGATGATCAGCGGGATGACCGCCAGGGTCAGCAGGCTCAGGCGCGCGCTGGTCAGGATCAGCAGGATCACTGCCCCGATCAGGCTGACCGACTGCGCCGCAAGCTGCGCCAGCGCCGTGCTGGTCACGGTCTGCACGGTCCCCACGTCGGCGGTCAGCCGGCTGGTCAGGTCACCGGTCTTGTGATCCCCAAAAAAGCGCGGCGACAGGGTCAGCAGGTGCGAGAACAGCGAGCGACGCAGGTCCGCCACCACGCCCGCCCCCACCCGCGACAGCAGGTACGACTGCGCCGCCCCGAAGAGTGATGACAGCGCAAAGATGCCCAGCAGCAGCAGCACGGTGCGGTCCAGCGGCCCGGTGTCGGTGCTGCCCACCTTCAGGAACGAGGCGTCGATCAGCCGCCCGAACAGCAGGGGGAAGACCAGGTTCAGGCCGCTGGAGATCAGTGTGGCCAGCGCCCCTAGAATGAAGAGGAACCGGTACGGTCTGGCGTAGGCCAGCAACCGGACCAACTGCCGGGGATCGCGTTTGGGACGGGGCGCGTCGGGATCATGGCTGGAGGTAGAACGGCCAGGGCGCGAGAACATGCGATCAGGGTACGCCTGCATGCGGGGTCAGATGGCCGGAAAGATGACCAAGCCTGCCCCGGTGGCTTGCCAGCATAAACTGGCGCATGACCATCGGTGAGCACCTCACAGAATTTGGCGGCTTTCAGGTTCAGCAGTGGGAGCCAGGACAGCCGCTGAGCGACACGGCAACGACGATTCACCGCATAGCCGTGGATTACGACGATGAGAACAACTGGACTGACAAATTCCGGACCTTTCTGGCGCTGCCGGGGGTGGAGCAGACTCAAGGGCTGGTGGTGGGCCTGTGGACAGACGAGAGCACGGAAGGCGACGTTTCGCCCATGATCGAAGCGCTGGTCAGTGCCCACGGGCAGCTCCCGCAGCTCAGAGCCCTGTTCATCGGCGACATTACCTACGAGGAGAACGAGGTGTCGTGGATCACGCAGGGCGATCTCTCTCCCGTTCTGGCCGCCTACCCACAGCTCACCCATCTGGGCATTCGCGGCGGCAACGACCTGAGCCTGGGTCAGATCCATCTCCCCGAACTGCGCGAGCTGATCGTCCAGGCGGGCGGTCTGAGCGCTGAAGTCGTGCGCGAGGTCACCGCCGCCGAACTGCCCAAGCTGGAACATCTGGAACTGTACCTGGGAACCGAGGATTACGGCGCGACGAACGCCGCCGACGATCTGACGCCGCTGCTGGACGGCTCACGCTTTCCGGCCCTGAAGTACCTGGGGGTGAAGAACAGCGAGCA
Encoded proteins:
- a CDS encoding ABC transporter ATP-binding protein, which translates into the protein MFSRPGRSTSSHDPDAPRPKRDPRQLVRLLAYARPYRFLFILGALATLISSGLNLVFPLLFGRLIDASFLKVGSTDTGPLDRTVLLLLGIFALSSLFGAAQSYLLSRVGAGVVADLRRSLFSHLLTLSPRFFGDHKTGDLTSRLTADVGTVQTVTSTALAQLAAQSVSLIGAVILLILTSARLSLLTLAVIPLIIGTAIVIGRRIRKVSREVQDAVAAANANAEEAISGVRVVQSFTAENVERNRYGQGIVVSFLAALRRARLQALMGGVMSFLTFGALAVVLWYGGRQVMAGSMTPGNLVTFLIYALQVGGTVAALTGIFNQFQEALGASSRIFELMDERSDLPAPVTPLSLARAEGRVEFRDVSFTYDGESQFEGAAVLRHINVDVPAGQVVALVGPSGAGKTTFVNLIPRFWDVTGGSLRVDGQDVRSYPLQDLRAQVGLVPQETLLFSGTVRENILYGRPDASPEEVEAAAKAANADDFIRAFEHGYDTVVGERGVKLSGGQRQRVAIARAILKDPRILILDEATSALDNESESLVQAALERLMLRRTTFVIAHRLSTIRNADRILVMNGGEVVEDGTHAELLAQGGLYRDLYELQFRQEQAAQAELV
- a CDS encoding STM4015 family protein, whose translation is MTIGEHLTEFGGFQVQQWEPGQPLSDTATTIHRIAVDYDDENNWTDKFRTFLALPGVEQTQGLVVGLWTDESTEGDVSPMIEALVSAHGQLPQLRALFIGDITYEENEVSWITQGDLSPVLAAYPQLTHLGIRGGNDLSLGQIHLPELRELIVQAGGLSAEVVREVTAAELPKLEHLELYLGTEDYGATNAADDLTPLLDGSRFPALKYLGVKNSEHQDEIAQMFAHAPVLDQLEVLDLSLGTLTNEGAAALLDSERVRTLKKLILTHHFCTEEMMEKLAALPIDVDTSDPQDHEDDWRFVALGE